In a single window of the Methanolobus psychrophilus R15 genome:
- a CDS encoding glutaredoxin-like protein: MKKVVMYTLSTCPWCMRAKTFFREKNIPFEYIDYDKTDEATRKSILEDCMSHGEKMSFPFVKIGEDVVVGYDPKKYSSLLDK, encoded by the coding sequence GTGAAGAAAGTGGTAATGTACACTCTCAGCACCTGTCCCTGGTGCATGAGGGCCAAGACGTTCTTCAGGGAAAAAAATATTCCCTTTGAATACATCGATTACGATAAGACTGACGAAGCGACTCGTAAGTCTATCCTGGAGGACTGCATGTCTCATGGAGAAAAGATGTCCTTCCCCTTCGTCAAAATTGGGGAGGATGTGGTCGTGGGATATGATCCTAAGAAATATTCCAGTCTGCTGGACAAGTGA
- a CDS encoding GlnB'' encodes MKEITAIIRMNKVQRTIEALSDCGYPSFTVQVVMGRGKQKGLCYEFEPPLPTPEAAASKNCIPFVPKRMFTIVVDDGATEEVVRKIIEVNNTGHAGDGKIFVTGIPGSIRIRTGEEGDITVERESQ; translated from the coding sequence ATGAAGGAAATAACAGCCATCATCCGCATGAACAAGGTCCAGCGGACGATAGAGGCCCTTTCAGACTGCGGATATCCGTCTTTCACGGTCCAGGTAGTCATGGGCCGGGGCAAGCAGAAGGGCCTGTGTTATGAATTTGAACCTCCGCTCCCAACCCCGGAGGCTGCTGCATCAAAGAACTGCATACCCTTTGTCCCAAAACGCATGTTCACAATAGTTGTTGACGACGGAGCAACTGAGGAGGTTGTCCGGAAGATAATAGAAGTAAACAACACAGGGCATGCCGGAGACGGGAAGATATTCGTGACAGGCATACCTGGGTCCATCAGGATACGTACCGGAGAAGAAGGCGACATTACCGTAGAGAGGGAATCACAATGA
- the nifD gene encoding nitrogenase, subunit alpha, which translates to MSSEVEATQDIVDEMMKRYPEKVARDRRKHVVVRNCSTDQHIEADSKVVPGIMTNRGCAFAGGKGVVMGPIKDMVHIVHGPIGCGYYTWGTRRNMGKAENGGDNYLQYSFSTDMIETDIVFGGEKKLKAAIDDVVRIFKPGAISICATCPVGLIGDDIEAVALEAQKEHGIKVMALRCEGYRGVSQSAGHHIASNVLMEHVVGTEELENPTPFDINIFGEYNIGGDLWEIKPLFEKIGYRIVSSFTGDGSFHSLAKAHKAKLSILLCHRSVNYTNRMMEERYGVPWLKVNYVGVEGTKKSLRKMAQFFDDPELTRKTEEVIEEEMAKIQPELEKYRRKLAGKKVFIYSGGSRSHHYQNLFEDLGMKVIVAGYQFAHRDDYEGRKVLEGMKEKASSSILEDLHYEMEEGYKPAISEERMKELKEQLGLMDYEGMFPEMKDGTVVVDDLNHYETEFLIKELKPDLFCSGIKDKYMAQKMGIPSRQIHSYDYSGRYTGFSGVLNFARDVDMAVNNPTWSLMKTPWKAE; encoded by the coding sequence ATGAGCTCTGAAGTAGAAGCCACACAGGACATCGTTGATGAAATGATGAAGAGGTATCCCGAGAAGGTTGCCAGGGACAGGAGAAAACATGTGGTTGTAAGAAACTGTTCCACAGACCAGCATATTGAAGCCGACAGCAAGGTGGTACCCGGCATCATGACAAATCGCGGCTGTGCTTTTGCAGGCGGCAAGGGTGTGGTCATGGGACCTATCAAGGACATGGTGCACATAGTCCACGGGCCTATAGGGTGCGGATATTACACATGGGGAACCCGGCGTAACATGGGAAAGGCGGAGAATGGCGGAGACAATTACCTGCAGTACAGTTTCTCAACAGACATGATTGAAACCGACATCGTGTTCGGTGGAGAGAAGAAGCTCAAGGCTGCTATTGACGATGTGGTCAGGATCTTCAAGCCTGGCGCAATCTCCATCTGCGCTACATGCCCTGTGGGACTGATCGGGGATGACATAGAAGCAGTAGCTCTTGAGGCACAGAAGGAACATGGCATCAAGGTCATGGCACTTCGCTGTGAGGGTTACAGGGGGGTCAGCCAGTCAGCCGGACATCACATTGCAAGCAACGTGCTCATGGAACATGTTGTAGGTACGGAAGAATTGGAGAATCCGACTCCATTCGACATCAACATCTTTGGAGAATATAACATCGGAGGAGACCTCTGGGAGATTAAGCCACTATTTGAGAAGATAGGATACCGCATAGTCTCAAGCTTTACAGGCGACGGCTCGTTCCATAGTCTTGCAAAGGCTCACAAGGCAAAGCTGAGTATCCTGCTGTGCCACAGGTCTGTGAACTATACAAACCGCATGATGGAAGAGAGGTACGGCGTGCCCTGGCTTAAGGTCAACTATGTTGGAGTAGAGGGCACAAAGAAGTCACTTCGAAAGATGGCTCAGTTTTTCGATGATCCTGAACTGACCAGGAAGACAGAGGAAGTAATAGAAGAAGAAATGGCAAAGATCCAGCCTGAACTTGAGAAGTACAGAAGGAAGCTGGCAGGTAAGAAGGTATTCATATACTCCGGCGGTTCCAGGTCACACCACTACCAGAATCTCTTTGAGGACCTCGGCATGAAGGTGATTGTTGCCGGATATCAGTTCGCGCACCGGGATGACTACGAAGGCAGGAAGGTCCTTGAAGGCATGAAGGAGAAGGCTTCCAGTTCAATACTTGAGGATCTGCACTATGAAATGGAGGAAGGGTACAAGCCTGCCATCAGTGAAGAGCGTATGAAGGAACTCAAGGAACAGCTTGGCCTGATGGACTATGAGGGAATGTTCCCCGAAATGAAAGACGGGACAGTCGTTGTAGACGACCTTAACCATTATGAAACGGAGTTCCTCATTAAGGAGCTAAAGCCGGACCTGTTCTGCTCGGGTATAAAGGACAAGTACATGGCACAGAAGATGGGAATTCCCTCAAGGCAGATACACTCCTATGATTACAGTGGGAGGTATACGGGATTCTCAGGAGTGCTGAACTTTGCAAGGGATGTTGACATGGCAGTGAACAATCCGACCTGGAGTCTGATGAAGACACCCTGGAAGGCAGAATAA
- a CDS encoding nitroreductase, producing MVGKDNEIILNIKARRSVRDYLDRPVSEESVKKIIDAGIHAPTGFGSEPWFFVVVQNKEMMKRMSDYCKPKLLAQLKDMPNDNVAEFKKMLGREDFDIFYGAPLLVIVLGSNAGFTTDYDCAMCAQNMMLAATSMGIGSCWVGTACFFQDNVEFMSELGIPYDYRVIAPIVFGYEGEIRERPPRQEPRVVWIH from the coding sequence ATGGTGGGGAAAGATAATGAGATTATACTAAATATAAAAGCTCGCAGGAGTGTCCGGGATTATCTCGACAGGCCGGTGAGTGAAGAGTCAGTGAAGAAGATAATCGATGCAGGGATACATGCTCCTACTGGCTTTGGTTCGGAGCCCTGGTTCTTTGTTGTGGTGCAGAACAAGGAAATGATGAAAAGGATGTCCGATTACTGCAAGCCGAAACTACTTGCACAGCTTAAAGATATGCCTAACGACAATGTGGCCGAGTTCAAGAAAATGCTGGGCCGGGAAGATTTCGACATATTCTATGGGGCTCCTCTGCTTGTTATAGTTCTTGGCAGCAATGCCGGTTTCACAACTGACTATGATTGTGCTATGTGTGCTCAGAACATGATGCTTGCAGCAACATCAATGGGCATTGGCAGTTGCTGGGTTGGAACAGCCTGTTTTTTCCAGGACAACGTGGAGTTTATGAGTGAGCTTGGGATACCCTATGATTACCGGGTTATCGCGCCCATTGTGTTCGGATATGAAGGGGAGATCCGGGAAAGGCCCCCGAGACAGGAGCCCCGGGTAGTCTGGATACACTGA
- a CDS encoding glutaredoxin-like protein, with protein sequence MDTKKLMEQSRNMVRRAIEPLGYKPSPDENAGDSSQQQEARLEKEASVDKVVIYALSTCPWCKKARKFFLEKDIIVEYLEYDKVDEETRKSIEEDCSHFMEELGFPVVKAGEDVVVGYDTKKYSSLLDK encoded by the coding sequence ATGGATACGAAGAAACTTATGGAGCAGTCCCGGAACATGGTCCGACGGGCAATCGAACCTTTAGGATATAAGCCCAGTCCCGATGAGAATGCCGGAGATTCATCACAGCAGCAGGAAGCCAGGCTTGAAAAGGAAGCTTCAGTGGATAAAGTTGTGATATACGCCCTAAGCACCTGTCCCTGGTGCAAGAAGGCTAGGAAGTTCTTCCTGGAAAAAGACATTATTGTTGAGTATCTGGAATATGATAAGGTTGACGAGGAAACTCGAAAGTCTATCGAGGAGGACTGCAGTCACTTTATGGAAGAGCTGGGTTTCCCAGTAGTAAAGGCAGGGGAGGACGTGGTCGTAGGATACGATACAAAGAAATATTCCAGTCTGCTGGACAAGTGA
- a CDS encoding MATE efflux family protein, whose translation MNGKSEFLGTQKINSLLWKLSAPAVIGLLVQAFYNLVDTIFVGRALGEHSVLGIAGISVAFPLQMLIMAVSLGIGVGGSSFISRMLGSGNAKKAEKTLGNVFAYTLMASIALPLLLLSNVDAVLGMFGATADNLPYARDYSVVILQGTFAFTFGFVLNNLVRAEGNAKVAMNNMVFSGLLNIVLDAILIFGFDMGVRGAAIATVLAQLAGTAYLVHYYLAGKSPLKLRLHNIVPEYVTLREITFIGFGSFVMGASSSLMMLVLNNVLAFYGGDLSIAVFGIASRMTMLILMPIIGVSHGLQPIVGYNYGAQNFTRVNESIKLSLKITTAIGFLGFAVLFMFPGTFFGIFSTDADLIANGETALRIMVLATPIIGINVISTTVFQAIGKARPSFILSMCRQILFLIPLVLLLSRYFDISGVWLAFPLSDLMAGLLSTFLLVKEYRYFQGKPDPVPS comes from the coding sequence ATGAATGGTAAAAGTGAATTTCTGGGAACTCAAAAGATAAACAGTTTATTATGGAAGCTTTCCGCCCCTGCGGTCATAGGCCTGCTTGTGCAGGCATTCTATAACCTAGTGGACACAATCTTTGTAGGGAGAGCCCTTGGAGAGCATAGCGTACTGGGAATTGCGGGAATATCCGTTGCTTTTCCCCTGCAGATGCTTATCATGGCAGTGTCCCTGGGCATAGGTGTCGGAGGTTCTTCCTTTATCTCCCGAATGCTTGGCTCGGGGAACGCTAAAAAAGCAGAAAAAACCCTGGGTAATGTTTTTGCTTACACCCTGATGGCAAGCATTGCTCTTCCTTTACTGCTTCTCTCCAATGTTGATGCAGTACTGGGAATGTTTGGTGCAACAGCGGACAACCTGCCCTATGCAAGGGATTATTCAGTGGTCATACTACAGGGCACTTTCGCTTTCACTTTCGGATTCGTGCTGAACAACCTGGTGCGGGCGGAAGGCAATGCTAAAGTTGCCATGAACAATATGGTTTTCTCCGGGCTCCTTAATATAGTCCTCGACGCCATCCTGATATTCGGTTTTGATATGGGTGTCCGCGGCGCTGCGATAGCCACAGTGCTCGCACAGCTGGCAGGCACGGCATATCTTGTGCATTATTATCTTGCAGGCAAAAGCCCCCTAAAACTTAGATTGCATAATATCGTTCCTGAGTATGTGACACTCCGGGAGATCACATTCATTGGTTTTGGTTCATTTGTGATGGGCGCATCGAGCAGTCTCATGATGCTGGTACTGAACAACGTGCTTGCCTTTTACGGAGGGGACCTGTCCATTGCAGTATTCGGGATCGCAAGCCGCATGACAATGCTTATCCTGATGCCTATAATAGGAGTTTCTCACGGGCTGCAGCCTATTGTCGGTTATAATTACGGTGCACAGAACTTCACAAGGGTCAATGAATCAATAAAATTGTCACTGAAAATCACGACTGCTATAGGTTTCCTGGGTTTTGCCGTGCTGTTCATGTTCCCTGGCACATTCTTTGGTATATTCAGTACGGATGCGGACCTGATAGCTAACGGAGAGACAGCTTTGAGAATCATGGTCCTTGCAACTCCTATAATTGGAATAAACGTCATCAGTACGACAGTATTCCAGGCTATCGGGAAAGCAAGGCCTTCCTTTATTCTTTCAATGTGCCGCCAGATACTTTTCCTCATACCGCTGGTACTTCTTCTGTCGCGTTATTTTGATATTTCCGGTGTATGGCTGGCGTTCCCCTTGTCCGACCTGATGGCGGGTCTTTTGAGCACGTTCCTCCTAGTTAAGGAGTACCGTTATTTCCAAGGCAAGCCGGACCCTGTACCCTCCTGA
- a CDS encoding rieske (2Fe-2S) iron-sulfur domain-containing protein produces MPEKSWFFALKEKDLTDESIEFVRVKDTPIIIFRKNGQIHSLYGKCGHMGCRLSKGTFIDEHILKCGCHGWEYDTRTGKHLGDKDATLDTYENKVEGGGVLVLL; encoded by the coding sequence ATGCCGGAGAAATCCTGGTTCTTTGCACTAAAAGAAAAAGATTTGACTGATGAGAGCATAGAGTTTGTCAGGGTAAAGGATACTCCCATAATTATCTTTAGGAAAAATGGGCAAATCCATTCTCTCTATGGTAAGTGCGGCCATATGGGCTGCCGACTTTCCAAGGGTACTTTCATTGATGAACATATCCTTAAATGCGGCTGCCATGGATGGGAATATGATACAAGGACAGGTAAGCACCTCGGGGATAAAGACGCAACCCTTGATACCTACGAGAACAAAGTCGAAGGAGGGGGAGTGCTCGTTCTGCTTTAA
- a CDS encoding rieske (2Fe-2S) iron-sulfur domain-containing protein yields MVPWFFAINESELDEGNKKPLLMEGNKILLLRQEGGFYAISNKCTHMECPLSKGDLEGYVIKCPCHDWRFDIRSGEFLDAKEITVPAYETKVDDGKVYVNLER; encoded by the coding sequence TTGGTCCCATGGTTCTTTGCAATAAACGAAAGTGAGTTGGATGAAGGCAATAAGAAACCATTGCTGATGGAGGGTAATAAGATACTGCTGCTCAGGCAGGAAGGTGGTTTCTATGCAATATCCAACAAATGTACGCATATGGAATGCCCACTGTCAAAAGGTGATCTGGAAGGATATGTTATCAAGTGTCCGTGCCATGACTGGCGGTTCGATATAAGGAGTGGTGAGTTTCTCGATGCAAAAGAAATAACTGTCCCTGCTTATGAGACAAAGGTCGACGATGGCAAAGTTTACGTTAATCTGGAAAGGTGA
- a CDS encoding MarR family transcriptional regulator, with the protein MEQPELIGKKIGFISSHNHLYIERVLEPYRLKGPMFAFLLTLSRWDGCSQESLARHLNLSKATATRAIRDLEGEEYITRTRDKDDRRIYRVFISDSGKQLIPVIHKTLTQWNGILLSAFSEDEKEIFSRLLGKGLATLEEFDISSDVKSAERNNI; encoded by the coding sequence ATGGAACAACCCGAACTTATCGGCAAAAAAATAGGTTTCATTTCTTCTCATAACCACCTCTATATTGAGAGGGTGCTTGAGCCCTATAGATTAAAAGGACCGATGTTTGCATTCCTGCTGACCCTTTCCCGCTGGGATGGATGCTCACAGGAAAGCCTTGCCAGGCATCTGAACCTGAGCAAAGCTACTGCAACAAGAGCTATCAGGGACCTTGAAGGCGAAGAATACATCACCCGCACGAGGGACAAGGATGACCGCAGAATATACAGAGTATTCATTTCCGACAGTGGCAAACAGCTCATTCCGGTGATACATAAAACTCTGACCCAATGGAACGGTATCCTTCTGTCGGCTTTCTCCGAGGACGAAAAAGAGATATTTTCCCGGCTGCTTGGCAAGGGCCTGGCCACCCTGGAAGAATTTGATATAAGCTCTGATGTGAAATCAGCAGAAAGAAACAATATCTGA
- the nifE gene encoding nitrogenase associated protein E codes for MPEITSVVNTLDERQPYIALKQAKKKDTALACDNTSLAGAMSQRACVYSGARVALNPVTDAVHLVHGPIGCASYTWDIRGSLSSAKETFRTSFSSNMKELDVVFGGEKKLSKCIEELVGLYNPPVVFVYSTCIVGIIGDDLQAVCKEASLIHNIPVIAVHSEGFKGTKSDGYKAACNALMQLIGTREPEITSPYTMNILGDYNVAGDVWLVKPLFEKMGIQVITSMTGDATCETISQAHRARLNLVQCSGSMTYLAKWMHQEYGIPFRKVSYFGIEDIAIALRTAADFFGSQEMKQIAEEIIESETRRIMPEIQSIRNRLQGKKAAIYMGGAAKALTLIKGFRELGMEVVIIGTQTGKKDDYEQISYQVKDGTVIVDDANPLELAELLRRQKADLMVAGVKERFLAYKLGVAFCDFNHDRVIEFEGYDGFLNFARELDASMNSPVWKAYGSRLKPALETDTVSKNNFARKACHRAESEESIKERENMQDLNTTTQQESVA; via the coding sequence ATGCCGGAAATAACAAGCGTGGTTAACACACTGGACGAAAGACAGCCATATATAGCCCTCAAGCAGGCAAAGAAAAAGGATACTGCACTTGCCTGCGACAATACTTCCCTGGCAGGCGCCATGAGCCAGAGGGCCTGCGTGTACTCAGGTGCACGTGTTGCCTTAAATCCCGTAACCGACGCGGTGCACCTGGTCCACGGACCTATCGGCTGTGCAAGCTATACCTGGGATATCAGGGGTAGCCTGTCCAGCGCAAAGGAGACTTTCCGTACCAGCTTTTCCAGCAATATGAAGGAATTGGATGTGGTCTTTGGCGGTGAGAAGAAGCTCTCAAAGTGCATTGAGGAACTGGTCGGACTGTACAATCCACCAGTAGTATTCGTATACTCCACATGTATTGTCGGAATAATCGGTGATGACCTCCAGGCAGTTTGTAAAGAAGCAAGCCTGATACACAATATCCCGGTAATAGCCGTACATTCGGAAGGGTTCAAGGGTACCAAGTCCGACGGATACAAGGCAGCATGCAATGCCCTGATGCAGCTTATAGGGACAAGGGAACCGGAGATAACTTCCCCTTACACCATGAACATCCTGGGAGATTACAATGTGGCAGGAGATGTATGGCTTGTCAAGCCTCTCTTTGAAAAGATGGGCATCCAGGTTATAACTTCAATGACAGGGGATGCGACCTGTGAAACTATCTCACAGGCGCACAGGGCCCGGCTGAACCTTGTACAGTGTTCCGGATCCATGACATACCTTGCAAAGTGGATGCATCAGGAATATGGCATTCCCTTCAGGAAGGTCAGTTACTTCGGAATTGAAGACATTGCAATCGCCCTGCGAACAGCAGCCGATTTCTTCGGTTCGCAAGAGATGAAGCAAATAGCCGAGGAAATAATAGAGAGCGAGACCAGAAGGATAATGCCTGAGATCCAAAGCATCCGTAACCGGCTCCAGGGAAAGAAAGCAGCCATCTATATGGGCGGTGCTGCCAAGGCACTCACGCTTATCAAGGGATTCCGTGAACTTGGAATGGAAGTGGTCATCATAGGTACGCAGACCGGCAAGAAAGACGACTACGAACAGATTAGCTACCAGGTTAAGGATGGGACAGTGATAGTGGACGATGCGAACCCGCTTGAACTGGCCGAGCTGCTGAGAAGACAGAAGGCAGACCTGATGGTGGCAGGTGTCAAGGAACGTTTCCTGGCCTACAAGCTTGGAGTTGCCTTCTGTGATTTCAACCATGACAGGGTGATCGAGTTTGAGGGTTACGACGGTTTCCTCAACTTTGCAAGGGAACTGGATGCTTCCATGAACAGTCCGGTGTGGAAGGCATATGGGAGCAGGTTAAAGCCGGCATTGGAGACAGATACCGTTTCAAAGAACAACTTTGCCCGGAAAGCATGCCATAGAGCAGAATCGGAAGAGTCAATAAAGGAGAGAGAAAACATGCAAGATCTCAATACTACCACACAGCAGGAGTCAGTAGCATGA
- the nifK gene encoding nitrogenase, subunit beta has translation MLDYTPKEKVERNALVVNPAKICQPIGAVYAAMGVHNCMPHSHGSQGCLSYLRMCLTRHYREPTAATSSSFSEGTAVFGGASNLREALTNIEAVYQPEVIAIHTTCVAETIGDDVNQIIEDVKMEELIDPSIKLCAASTPSYVGSHVTGYDNMVKSFVTSFARKSKPNGKLNVIPGFVDPGDIREIKRILSIMKIPAIVFPDQTNVFDSGLLGDGSLYAKGGTPVGDIEDTANSVGTVALCSMAGGAAAQLLKTKFKVPEQIGPVPIGVRYTDRFIMKAAELANVPIPPELEQERARVVDMMTDAHPHYYGKKVAIFGDPDIIQGLTSLVLEMGMEPTVVLSGSTSKAFEGEMAQLVHPLYPDSQILTGADLFTLHQIIKNEPVDMLIGNTYGKHIALAEDIPLIRVGFPIMDRANMHHFPVMGYAGAARMVEWIGNTFLDIKDKTIPEEELEVVQ, from the coding sequence ATGCTAGATTATACGCCAAAGGAAAAGGTTGAGAGAAATGCACTGGTAGTCAACCCTGCCAAGATCTGCCAGCCCATAGGGGCGGTGTATGCTGCAATGGGCGTGCACAATTGTATGCCCCACAGCCATGGATCGCAGGGATGTCTCTCATACCTGCGCATGTGTCTCACAAGGCATTACAGGGAACCGACTGCAGCCACAAGCAGCAGTTTCTCTGAAGGGACCGCCGTGTTCGGAGGAGCATCAAATCTCAGGGAGGCGCTCACGAACATAGAGGCTGTCTACCAGCCCGAGGTTATAGCCATACACACCACATGTGTAGCTGAGACCATCGGTGACGATGTTAACCAGATAATTGAGGATGTGAAGATGGAGGAACTCATCGATCCATCCATTAAGCTCTGTGCAGCATCCACGCCAAGCTATGTAGGCTCCCATGTGACTGGCTATGACAACATGGTGAAGTCCTTTGTCACAAGCTTTGCCCGCAAGTCAAAGCCCAACGGGAAACTCAATGTCATCCCCGGCTTCGTGGACCCTGGGGATATCCGGGAGATCAAGAGGATACTGTCCATAATGAAGATACCTGCTATCGTGTTCCCGGACCAGACAAACGTATTCGACTCAGGCCTTTTAGGAGACGGGTCGCTATATGCTAAGGGCGGTACACCCGTCGGGGATATCGAGGATACTGCAAACTCTGTCGGAACGGTTGCCTTATGCAGTATGGCCGGCGGGGCGGCAGCACAGTTACTCAAGACAAAGTTCAAGGTCCCTGAACAGATAGGACCGGTGCCGATCGGTGTGCGCTACACTGACAGGTTCATCATGAAGGCAGCAGAACTTGCCAATGTCCCGATACCACCGGAACTGGAGCAGGAAAGAGCAAGAGTTGTCGATATGATGACTGATGCCCATCCACACTACTATGGAAAGAAGGTCGCGATCTTTGGCGATCCGGACATAATCCAAGGCCTGACAAGTCTGGTGCTTGAGATGGGAATGGAGCCTACGGTAGTGCTTTCAGGTAGCACGAGCAAGGCATTTGAGGGGGAAATGGCACAGCTGGTACACCCACTGTATCCGGATTCTCAGATACTTACGGGAGCTGACCTGTTCACTCTCCACCAGATAATAAAGAACGAACCTGTGGACATGCTCATAGGCAACACCTACGGAAAGCACATCGCACTCGCAGAGGACATACCTCTCATAAGAGTAGGATTCCCCATCATGGACAGGGCAAATATGCACCACTTCCCGGTCATGGGATACGCAGGAGCAGCCCGGATGGTCGAGTGGATCGGCAACACTTTCCTGGACATAAAGGACAAGACAATTCCCGAAGAAGAACTGGAGGTCGTACAGTAA
- a CDS encoding nitrogenase associated protein N, protein MTDRNYATVNPCIMCQPIGSVMAFKGIENSMVLLHGSQGCSTYMRLHLAHHFREPVDIGSSSLSEKGAVYGGSENLKKGLKNLILRYDPKVIGVSTTCLAETIGDDINRIIAEFKEEEEEIVNDRIIIPVSTPSYEDSHNSGYIKAVEAIVKEFTATEGSGSDIFNNKLNVVLSENVSPEDTRELRRILSYIIGPNSFILLPDISETFDAPMTGELQKIFQGGTLHSDIADMKNSAAMIGLGITNANRAVSYLEQTFDIPSQNLPLPIGLEYTDRFVASVSTIAGTDVPETYQKERGRLIDAMVDAHKYVYGMKVAIYGDPDNVLGILSLALENGMHPILVVSSSKSPGFTEYAMERVAQVKPDCDVTILEDVDFDAFNDAVKKAKPEMLIGNSNGKYIAKEMGIPLVRVGFPIHDRVGAQRILSLGYLGAMSMLDRVTNTILETQEDKLAEKWSEPDRYAPLDREFHPAEA, encoded by the coding sequence ATGACCGACAGAAATTATGCTACCGTCAACCCCTGCATCATGTGCCAGCCCATAGGCAGTGTGATGGCATTTAAGGGAATAGAGAACTCCATGGTACTGCTACATGGTTCACAGGGATGCAGCACTTACATGAGACTGCATCTTGCCCATCACTTCAGGGAACCCGTGGACATCGGATCAAGTTCCCTGAGCGAGAAGGGAGCAGTATACGGAGGAAGTGAGAATCTTAAGAAGGGACTGAAGAATCTGATCCTGCGTTATGACCCAAAGGTAATAGGCGTTTCCACCACCTGTCTGGCCGAGACAATAGGAGATGACATAAACCGGATCATTGCAGAGTTCAAAGAGGAAGAGGAAGAGATAGTTAATGACAGGATAATAATTCCGGTATCAACGCCCAGTTATGAAGATAGCCACAACAGCGGCTATATCAAGGCTGTGGAAGCGATCGTAAAGGAGTTCACTGCTACGGAGGGGTCCGGCAGCGATATTTTTAATAACAAACTCAATGTGGTGCTCTCAGAGAATGTGTCACCTGAGGACACACGCGAACTCAGGAGAATACTGTCCTATATTATCGGCCCAAATTCATTCATACTGTTGCCGGACATTTCGGAGACCTTTGATGCACCCATGACAGGAGAACTGCAGAAGATCTTCCAGGGAGGCACTCTCCACTCAGACATAGCAGACATGAAGAACAGTGCTGCAATGATAGGACTCGGGATCACTAATGCTAACAGGGCGGTTAGTTACCTTGAACAGACTTTTGATATCCCTTCACAGAATCTGCCATTGCCCATAGGACTGGAATATACTGACAGGTTTGTGGCTTCAGTTTCCACGATCGCAGGGACGGATGTCCCCGAGACGTACCAGAAGGAGAGAGGACGCCTGATAGATGCTATGGTGGATGCGCACAAGTATGTATATGGAATGAAGGTGGCCATCTACGGAGACCCGGACAATGTCCTTGGCATACTTTCCCTTGCACTTGAGAACGGCATGCACCCTATATTGGTAGTATCTTCCAGCAAGTCCCCGGGATTCACAGAATATGCAATGGAAAGGGTCGCACAGGTAAAGCCAGACTGTGATGTGACCATTCTTGAGGATGTGGACTTTGATGCATTCAATGATGCAGTGAAGAAGGCAAAGCCGGAAATGCTTATTGGCAATTCCAATGGCAAGTATATTGCAAAGGAGATGGGAATACCTCTTGTAAGAGTCGGCTTCCCCATACATGACAGAGTGGGTGCCCAGAGGATACTGTCCCTGGGATACCTCGGAGCAATGAGCATGCTGGACAGGGTGACAAACACAATACTGGAAACTCAGGAAGATAAGTTAGCTGAAAAGTGGTCCGAACCGGATAGATACGCTCCGCTTGACAGAGAATTCCATCCTGCGGAAGCATGA